A single window of Amyelois transitella isolate CPQ chromosome 17, ilAmyTran1.1, whole genome shotgun sequence DNA harbors:
- the LOC106142219 gene encoding uncharacterized protein LOC106142219, protein MGCARNIFALIALLVVIGEICGQISQGGPHQSQGGAHGLQGRSRRQVVQDGEENVEPLIVAACDNNTIPSISCYDCTTRLICKPNSIVLVKCRGNVRPYCNNGICSSVLTPECE, encoded by the exons ATGGGTTGCGCTAGGAATATTTTCGCACTTATAGCTTTG CTGGTAGTTATAGGCGAGATATGTGGCCAGATAAGCCAAGGCGGGCCTCATCAATCCCAAGGGGGTGCCCACGGACTCCAAGGCAGATCTAGACGTCAAGTCGTTCAAGATGGCGAGGAAAATGTCGAACCTCTGATAGTAGCTGCGTGTGATAACAATACTATTCCTAGTATATCTTGCTACGATTGTACCACCAGATTGATTTGTAAACCTAACAGCATCGTTCTGGTAAAATGTAGGGGAAATGTTAGACCTTACTGCAACAATGGAATTTGCTCATCTGTTCTTACCCCTGAGTGTGAATAA